The Henckelia pumila isolate YLH828 chromosome 2, ASM3356847v2, whole genome shotgun sequence genome includes a window with the following:
- the LOC140877487 gene encoding uncharacterized protein, which yields MLDAASGGGFVDKTPVQARNLIENMAANSQQFGTTRSDPVPRKSNEVNVSSLEQQLSELTSLVRHMAVGNGQIAKVCGICTQVGHATDMCPTLQEGYAEQVNAAGGFLGPPQQKYDPYSNTYNPGWRDHPNLRYENPPGPQAPQHNQSYRQPYPPPQRPQIPTPGESLENIVQNLATNTLAFQQDTRTSIQNLNTQMGQLAAAISKLEAQNSSRLPSQTVVNLKENVSAITLRSGKELQIQDGLVNEPAEIEGDKEAKVEENEPIPKEAPRGKFPPFSEYKPVAHFPLALKDSRKNEGIKELYETFRRCEGCKKVELGEHVYAVIQRKVPAKCKDPGMFSIPCKIGDIQLDTAMLDLGASINVMPYSFYDSLNLGSLNETDIVIQMADRSTIFPRGLLEDVLVQVGKLVFPADFIFLT from the exons atgctggaTGCGGCCAGTGGTGGGGGTTTCGTGGATAAAACTCCAGTGCAAGCAAGAAATCTaatagagaatatggctgccaattctcagcaatttggcaccaccAGAAGTGATCCTGTGCCCAGAAAAAGTAACGAGGTAAacgtttcttcccttgaacaacaactgaGCGAACTGACATCTCTTGTGCGTcatatggctgtagggaatggacaaattGCTAAGGTATGTGGAATTTGTACTCAAGTgggacatgcaactgacatgtgtcccactctTCAAGAGGGATATGCAGAACAAGTCAATGCAGCTGGAGGATTTCTAGGACCACCTCAACAGAAGTATGATCCTTACTCCAACACGTACAATCCAGGTTGGAGGGATCATCCGAACCTCAGATACGAAAATCCACCTGGACCTCAAGCACCACAGCACAATCAATCTTATAGGCAACCGTACCCTCCACCACAGCGCCCTCAGATTCCTACGCCAGGTGAGTCTCTTGAAAACATAGTTCAGAATCTTGCCACTAATACTTTGGCTTTTCAACAGGATACCCGGACGAGcatccaaaacttaaatacCCAAATGGGGCAGCTCGCTGCAGCAATTAGCAAGTTGGAAGCACAAAATTCCAGCCGTTTGCCTTCACAAACAGTGGTGAATCTGAAGGAGAACGTGAGTGCTATTactttgaggagtggaaaggagCTGCAGATTCAAGATGGATTGGTCAATGAACCGGCAGAGATTGAAGGGGACAAAGAAGCTaaggtggaggagaatgagCCCATTCCTAAAGAAGCACCGAGAGGTAAGTTCCCTCCTTTTTCTGAGTATAAACCTGTAGCCCATTTCCCCTTAGCTTTAAAGGACTCTAGGAAAAATGAGGGGATTAAGGAgctctatgaaacttttcgtagatgcgaG GGTTGTAAGaaagttgaattgggagaacatGTCTATGCTGTTATTCAAAGAAAGGTACCTgcaaaatgcaaggacccaGGTATGTTCTCGATTCCATGTAAAATAGGAGATATTCAGCTTGATACAGCCATGCTAGATTTAGGAGCGTCGATTAATGTCATGCCATACTCTTTTTATGATTCCTTAAATCTTGGGTCTTTGAATGAAACTGATATTGTTATCCAAATGGCTGATCGATCTACTATTTTCCCGAGGGGTTTATTAGAAGATGTCCTAGTGCAAGTTGGCAAATTGGTCTTCCCGGCTGATTTTATATTCTTGACATGA